The sequence below is a genomic window from Thermoflavifilum sp..
TGCATTGCGCCAGGGTGTTTCAAATCGACCTGAACCGGCAATCGCAATCGCCTTTCATGATTTTTCATCCGCAAAAAAATCATGCAGATGAGGCCGTACGGCAAGCACAGGAATACATCGAGCAACATTATGCACAGCCCATCACCGTCAGCCAGTTGTGCCAGCTGCTTGCGCTGAGCCGACGAAGTTTTGAACGTCGGTTCAAGCAGGCAACAGGATTCACCGTGGGAGGCTATATCCAGCGGGTGCGTATGGAAGCGGCAAAGAAAAAATTGGAAAGCGAGGCCACCCTGGTCAACGAAGTCATGTATGCCGTGGGATATCAAGATCATAAGGCTTTTCGGGAAGCTTTCAAAAAGATAACCGGACTCTCGCCGCTGCAATACCGCAACCGGTATGGCAAAAACTGGTATAGGTCGGCCCACGACCCGATGATGGGTCATGAATTGAATTAAAATCAGTTATGATGTACGATACGCTTCCTCCCTACACCGCTCCGGCACAAACCCGCATCGGGCATGTGCATCTCAAGGTGGCCGACCTGCAACGCTCGATCGCCTTTTACCGCGATTTACTGGGTTTCGAACTCACCCTGTGGTATGGCGATGAGGCGGCTTTTCTTTCGGCCGGCGGCTATCATCACCACATTGGCATCAACATCTGGTACAGCCGCAACGCCCCTCCCGCCCCACTGCATCAGGCTGGATTGTATCATTTTGCCATCCTTTATCCCACGCGGAAAGACCTGGCCATGATACTGCATCGCCTCCTGCAGGCCGATTATCCACTTACCGGGGCCAGCGATCACGGCGTCTCGGAAGCTATTTATCTGAACGACCCCGACGGCAACGGCGTGGAGCTTTACTGGGACAGGCCCCGGGAACGCTGGCCCAGAACGGCCGACGGAAAAATCGATATGTACACCCGCCCCCTCGACGTGCAGGGCCTGCTGCGGGAACTGGACGGGTGATAAACAGCTGGTCATCTGGATGTTTTTCCGGAATTTTGACGCATGGAAGCCGAAACACAAAAACTGGATATCCTGGCTATCGCCGCCCATCCCGATGATGTAGAACTTTCCTGTGCCGGCACGCTGATGGTTCATGTGCAGATGGGCCATCGGGTGGGCATCGTCGATCTGACGGCCGGTGAACTGGGCACGCGAGGAACACCCGAGATCCGCGCGGCGGAAGCTCGTAAAGCCACCGAGATCATGGGTATTGAAGTGCGTGAAAACGCCGGACTGCCCGATGGGTTCTTTCAAAATGAACGGGAACATCAATTGCGCCTGATACCGTTTATCCGCTACTTCCAGCCCGACATCGTGCTCACGAATGCAGAACGGGATCGACACCCCGATCATGGCCGCGCTGCTCAACTGGTCGAAGACAGCTGTTTTCTCTCGGGCCTGCGGAAAATCGAAACCCACTGGAAGGGGCGCCCCCAGCAAGCCTGGCGACCCAAGCATGTCTGGCATTTCATTCAGGACGAAGACCTGGAGCCGGATTTCATTGTGGATATCAGCGCCGTGATGGATAAAAAGATAGAAGCCATCAAAGCCTTCCACTCACAATTTCTGGCCAGTCCCGATGATCCGCTACAAACCTATATTTCCACGCCCGCTTTTTTTGAACACATTGTACAACGGGCACAGATGTGGGGCTATCGAATCGGCGTACAGTACGGCGAAGGATTTACTTCCCGGAAGCCGTTGGGCGTCGGCCATTTGAAGGCATTTGTATAAACACGTTCCAGTATGAAAAAACTCGGCATCCTTTTGTGCTGCGGCTGCTTCAGCCTGCCTGTTTTCGCCCAGCATTACCGCATCGATCACAAACTGCAACGCCGCCTCGAAGCCCTGGTGAAGCCTTTTCAGGGTACGGTGGGCATTTATGTACATAAGTTAGGCACCAACAAAGAAGCCGCCATCCATGCCGACTCGCTATTTCCCACGGCCAGCATGATCAAAGTGGCCATACAGGCGGTCATCTTCCAGCGCATCGCCGACAGTCAGCTGCAATATCATCAGAACCTGTTGTATCGCGATTCGCTCTATTATCCCGGTGTGGATATCTTAGGTATGGCAAAAGACAGCACGCAGATTGAGCTGAGCAAGGTGGTGATGCTGATGATCACGGAAAGTGACAACACGGCGGCGCTGTGGCTGCAATCGCTGGCCGGAGGCGGCAAGGCCATCAACCAGTGGCTGGCCGATCATGGTTATCAATACTATCGGGTCAATACACGCACACCCGGCCGGGAGGCGGCTTACCGGCAATATGGCTGGGGACAGACCACCCCGCGCGAAATGGCTCGTTTTCTCGTCCAGCTACGCAAAGGTGAAATCATTTCACCTGCCGCCAGCGAACGCATGTACCGCAACCTGTGTCATATCTACTGGGATGATGTGGCGCTCTCACAAATTCCGCCTTATGTACAGGCGGCATCTAAACAGGGCGCCGTGGATGATTCCCGATCGGAAGTGGTGCTGGTAAACGCGCCTCATGGCGATTATGTGTTTTGTGTGGATACCAAAAACATCGCCGATCAAAGCTGGACACACAATAACGCCGCGTGGGAACTCATCCGACAGGTGTCGGCCCTGCTCTGGCATTATTTTGAACCCCATGACCACTGGCGAACACCTGCCGGTTATGAGCGATTCATGCAGGAATAATCGCTATGCCACACGCTGACTGCGGCCGATAATCAGGTAGAGAATAGAGCCCAGCAGCGGAAGCAAAATCACCACCACAATCCAGATGATTTTGGTGGTATCGCTATTGAACCGGCTTTTAATAATATCCACCAGGGCCCAGATCCAGAGGATCAGCGTGAGCAATCCCCAGAGGCCCCAGCCCAGAAAAAGCAACATCAAGGTTTGCATATAGCATGTATTTGAGGTGAAAAGCGTGCTGTAAATTTTTACATGGATTGCCGCTGCCCGCGTCCTATAATCCAGTATAAAAGCGTACCCAGCAAAGGCAAGAAGACCACCAGCAATATCCAGATCAATTTGGTGGTATCACTATCGAATCGGCTTCGCAAAATATCCACTATAGCCCAGATCCATACCACCAATACAAACAAACAGCACAGGACGATGAGTAAAATGAGTACTAATGCGGCAGCATCGGAGAAATACATAAAAGCAGGATGAAAAATGATATATCGAATTTATTATTTCTTTTGCTCAATCAACCGGAGTCGTTGCTTGATGGCCACTCATACCAGGCAGGCACACGCATTGAACTGTACCACATCGTAAATCAATATCATCTCCATTCAAAGATAGGCAAGCCCTATTCCTACTCGTATGCCTCCAACCGTGAATTTTTCGTTAAAGATAATATTTAAAACAAGAAATTTATATGGATTTTATTTACCTTAAATTCGAGCTTTCGTTTTTTACACCAAAACATTTTCCGATGTATCACAAATATGCTTTCCGGTTGTTGATGATTGGCCTTCTATCCGGTCTATTCAAACTACAAGCTATGGCACAATCCACTCCTCTGGCAAAGGGTGATAAAGCACCCTTATTCACAGCCAGGGCCTGTCTGGCAGGCAAGACATTCGATTTTTCACTGAAAAATGCACTGGAAAAAGGACCCGTAGTGTTGTATTTTTATCCGGCCGCCTACACGGGTGGTTGCGATCTGGAGGCGCATACTTTTTCCGAACTGAAGGATGAATTTACAAAAGCAGGAGCTACCATCATTGGTGTATCTGCCGATGATATTGCCCGCCTGAAATCGTTTTCGGCTGATCCCGATTATTGTGCAGGGAAATTCCCGGTAGCTTCTGATCCGGATGGAAAAATTGCAGCCCGATATGGTTTAAAACTGATACCGCCCCAGCCGGGCGTAAAGGATGTGAGAGGCGAGCCGGTTACACATGGCTTCATTCCCCGCACCACATTTGTCATCGATGCCAGGGGGAACATCATCGCTGTGTTTTCGTCGGAAACGGATCATATTTCGCCCGATCAACACGCTAAGATGTCGCTTGCCATCGTGAAAAAGCTACATCCCCATCAGAGCTGAGCAGGTTACATGATGCGGATATCGAATATCCGGTGATTGCTGAAGCGTGTGCGATGGCATTTGCCATTCAGCGCCGATAGCATGTTAAATACTAAATCCATCGGGTAAAATACTGCCTTTTTTCACGACCACAATGCCCTCTTTCACGGTATAAAGCGGATGGTCGGTATCGGCCAGGTGGGGGCCGCCATTGATGCGCACATCATTGCCCACCCTGCAGTTTTTGTCGATGATCGCATTTTTAATGTAGCAACGTTCGCCAATGCCTAACGGAGGAATGCCTTTGCTATAAGAAGCATTGATTTCCTCGAGCGTTTGATAATAATCATTCCCCATCACATAACAATTTACCAGCGTGGTTCCCCGGCCTATACGCGTCCGAATGCCCACCAGCGTATGCTCCAGCCGACTGGCCATAATGATGCAACCATCGGCGATGACGGTTTTTTCAAGGGTTGTGCCCGAAATCTTGGTGGGCGGTAACATGCGGGGACGAGTATAAATATTACGTTCGTTGTCGAATAAATTGAACTTTGGAATTTCATTGGTGAGTTCAAGATTGGCTTCGAAAAATGAAGGCACTGTGCCGATATCCGTCCAGTAACCTTCAAACTGGTAACTCACTACTTTATATTTTCCAATAGCCTCTGGAATAATCTCCTTTCCAAAGTCGGTGGAGACCACATCTTCGCGGAGAATTTTAAACAACACCTCTTTGTTAAACAGGTAAATCCCCATGGAAGCCAGATAAACACGGCCGGCCGATTTCATTTCTTCACCGGTATCGGAAGCCCATTGCAGAATAGCATCACCTTTGGGTTTTTCTGTAAATGCCACAATATTGCCGTCGGGATCGGTTTTCATGATTCCAAATGATGAAGCATCCTGAAAATTCACGGGTGTGGTAGCAATAGTAATATCGGCCTGCTTTTCAATATGATAGTTAATCATGAGCTGGTAATCCATTTGATAGAGCTGATCACCGGAAAGGATGAGCACATAATTGAACTCAAATCCTTCCAGATGATGCAGGCATTGTCTTACGGCATCGGCCGTTCCCTGGTACCAGGTTGGATTTTCTGGAGTTTGTTCTGCAGCAAGAATATCTACAAAACCGCTGTTAAAATGATCAAAATGATAGGTGTTTTTGATATGCCGATTCAGCGAAGCCGAGTTGTATTGTGTAAGCACGAATATGCGCTTCAAACCGGAGTTTAAACAATTGGAAATCGGAATATCTACCAGGCGATATTTACCAGCAATGGGAACTGCAGGCTTTGAACGGCTTTTGGTGAGGGGATACAGTCTTGTGCCCTGGCCACCACCCAGAATGAGGGAAATAACAGACGGCTGCATACACTAAGGTTTTAATTGGGCATATAAATGTAAATATTCTTGTGCAGATTTATCCCATGAAAAATCAAGCTGCATGATTCGTTGCTGCAGATCCAGCAAATCATCCGGTTGTTGATACAGATGCATGGCACGTGAAATCGCATGGGTGATGTCCCATACCGATGGTTGCAAAAAACGAATCCCATAGCCGCCGGGGTCGCCGATATCGATGACTGTATCATACAAACCGCCAACCGCTCTTACAATGGGCACGGTACCATATCGCATGGCATACATTTGATTCAGGCCACAGGGCTCAATCCGGGAAGGCATCAACAAAAAATCGGCTGCAGCATAGAGCTGATGAGATAAGGTTTCATCATAGCCGATATAGGCCTTGCAATGATCGCTGTGATGAGCCTCGGCCTGTCGCAGCAACCATTCGATATGCGGATCACCACTTCCGAGCAAAATAAAATTCATTCCATACTGCGATTCATACAGACTTCTGGCCACCGCATCGGGCAAGAGATCGGCTCCTTTTTCATATACCAGCCGGCCGATAAATACAAACAAAGGTTTTGTTTCATCTATTTGAAAACGCCGGCAGAGCTCCATTTTATTGGCTAATTTTCCTTCTTTCACCGTATGCGCATCAAACGTATGCACGATGCGAGCATCTGTTTGCGGATCCCAGGTCTGCGTATCAATTCCGTTCAATATACCTACAGCTTTATGGCGCTCTTGCCTGAAAAGCGCTTCCAGACCGCCCGCCGATATACATAATTCCTCCAGATAATGAGGCGAAACGGTAGTTATTTTCCAGCTACATTTTACAGCAGCCGCCAGGGGATTAATCAAATGATTCCAGTCGAGCATGCCTGCTTTCCAAGGATCATAAGCAGGTAGATAATAGGCCTTATCCCAGCCAAACTGCCCCTGATATTGTGCATTATGAATCGTAAAAACCGTAGGAATCTGTCGCAGATAATCGTATTTGTAGCAATAGTTCATCATGAAGGGAATCAGTCCTGCATGATGATCATGGCAATGCACCACATCCGGATGATGGCGCCAGCTGTTCAACCACTCCATCACGCCAATCTGAAAAGCCGTGAATCGCTCGAGATCATTGAAACAACCATACACCTGGTCCCCTTCAATTAAACCGGGGATTTCGAGCAAATACAAATCAAAACCCAAAAGATTGTGTTTTTCCCTGATAACATTGAAATGATACCAGGTAGGGCCCAGCCAGAGACCACCCTGATGCACCAGTTCAAATTCATGTTCAATCAAAAAACGCGTACGGTAACAGGGCATCACGACCTTGGCAATACAGCCCTGTTGTTGCTGATATTTCGGCAAAGCACCCACCACATCTCCCAATCCACCTACTTTGGCTACCGGGTAACATTCCGCGCTGACGTGCAAAATTTCCATGCGTAAAAGCTTAACTCAATTCTATGTAATGAAAATCAGTTGAGAATCAATCATAGAACAATTTAATAAGTTATAGTTGAACATACAAGCATTTCCGTAAAATTCTATTCAAGCGGCCTTACATGTTGTGGAAATGTGGATGAAAGCGGTCGAGCGTGTCGCGAAGATAACCGGTATCGATATGGGTATAAATTTCTGTCGTGGTGATGCTTTCGTGACCTAGCATATCTTTCACGGCCTTTAAATCGGCACCGCCCTCTAACAAATGGGTGGCAAAAGAATGGCGGAATGTATGGGGCGAAATCTGTTTGTGGATGCCTGCCGCCGCGGCCAGTGATTTTACGATATGAAATACCATAACACGCGTCAGGGGCCGCCCCCTTCGGTTCAGGAACAAGATATCCCGAGCGCTTGCCTCCGGCTGGATATGTACCCTTACCTGGTCGCGATAGAGCTGGATATATTTCAGGGCTAATTTCCCGATGGGCACGAGTCGTTGCTTATTGCCTTTACCGATGACACGAATAAAGCCGATTTCCGGGTAAAGATCGGAAATACGCAGGCTGATGAGCTCGCTCACCCGTAATCCGCAACTGTAGAGGGTTTCAAGCATAGCTTTGTTGCGCATGCCTTCGGGTTTACTGAGGTCAATCGCTGCGATGATTCGATCAATTTCATCTACCGTGAGCACATCGGGAAGTTTGCGCCTGAGTCTGGGCAGTTCCAGCAGGGAAGCCGGATTCTCGGCGACGACTTCTTCCATTACAAGATAATGGAAAAACATGCGTAAACCCGAAATCATGCGAGCCTGCGAGCTTGCCGCAAGTCCCATTTCTGCAATCGTGCGCACAAAGTCCTGCAAATCGGTAAGCTGCACGGCATCGGGACCCACCAATCGACCGGAATCTTCCAGATACTGGGCAAACAGGCACACATCATGCCGATAGGCTTCAATAGAATTGGGCGACAGATCTTTTTCCAGTTTTAAATAAGCCATAAAACCCTGTATGTAAGCCTTCCAGATCATGTGAAGATTATTCCTGAACTGATTTTGCCTGCAAAACTGCAAGGGCTTTGCGGCCCTCACAACAAATAAGATCGAAAATACTCAAATCAGCCATAAAGCCCGTGCGATCTTCAAATACCTGATGATATCGAACGCCAGGATGCATACGACCCGGTGGAGGCTGAATCCTACCGCGAAAATCCATACCTACCGCAGCGGCTTCCTCCGGTGAAATAAAATGATCGGTAAAATCGATCCGGGCTTCCAGCCCAAGAACACGACATATCCATACCAGCCAGTCCCGATTCCAGTCAACTAAAAAATGATAAGGCTTTTCAAAGAATGGCAGCAGGTCGTCCTCAAAATATTCAAACCAGGGACTGCGTCGATAAGCTGACACCAGCGTTTTCCAGTGATGCGCCTGCCAGTGCTCACGATTGTATATGCGGATGTCCTTCATAGGCGTGTGCTGGCGTTTGCCCTTTTCCAGGGGAATGCTGATCAGCACCCTGCCGTTAGGTCCGGCTACATAAAACCGATTGGCATAACTGCGCTTTTCGTGATACAAATAAATATCAAATACCCATCGCGAATATCCAATTAATAATTTCATGTAGGAAATACATGGAATACATTGAAGATCAATAAGTAATGATTCATGAAATTGGTTTGCTGACATACTGACACGTTTCAAATGAATTCGTTGAAATCTGGTAAAATACTCGACTTACTTATTTTTTATTAAATCTATGGTAATTCATATAAAATACGGTAAATCAATATTTTAGGACAATTAAATAGCTAAATTCATTAGCACACATTTTAAAAACATGAAGGTTTCTGATAATCTAAAAAAATTAGCAACAAATATCTCAAAAAAATGTCTGCTGGGCTCCCCTATCCCTGGAAAATGTAAGAAGTGAGATTTGAAGGAAATCCGAGGATTGGCGATGGGCTTGTTACGCAGGCCATTATATTTGTGCAAAAAAATGAGTCGAAAAGTCTGGATGATTATCGGTTGCTTGATCGGGCTGATATGGAGGGTGAGTCCACTCCAAGCGCAATATTTCTATCAGGATTTATATTCTACCTGGCAAACAAATGCCAAACAACAGGTGTACAGGCAATGGAAGGTGAAGAAAATTCAGATTTTCAGCTACGATGCCAATCATGAACGCGACAATAGTTTTTCAGTTGAAAAAGCATTTTCGCCTGATTATCGGGAATTACGTTCGGTCACTCATTCGGTGGTGAACGGTGATTCCTGGCTTACGAATCATTATGATGCTGCATACAGAATTACAGAGAGCCTCGATAGTTCTGATTTTGCCATAAATCTTACACAATATCGATATGATAGTGCCGGACGGCTTGCTGAAATCCATATCGTTTCCCGGACGCCGGCCAACGCTATCGGGGAGACCATGCTCACCGAGACCCATGTGTTTCAGTATGATTCGGCTGGTCGACCTTCACGCATGTGGAAAATCAAAAACCGGACAGATACCGGGTTTGTTCGATTTGATGTGGATGTCAACGGACAGATCACCCGTGAAGTGGATAGTTTAGATGGACGCGTGTATACCTTTTATTTTTCCTACACACCGGAAGGATGGTTACATACCATTTTGCGATATGATTCTTCGGCGCGACAAGCCATTCCTACCCTGAAGCTGGATTATGATGAAGCCGGCCAAATTCGCCGGATGACGGTGATTGCAGGAGGTAATGGTGGATCGACGGTATGGGAATACAGCTATGATAATCGGCACCTGGTGCAACAAGAGAGATGTTTATCCGATGGGAAAACTTTTATCGGAAGTGTAGCATACCTATATACGTTTTATTGAACAAAAAATTTATCGGCGTTTTGTCTAAAATCAAACTATTCTTTACTTTTGCCATCCGCAATTACACAGGTGCTTATGATGCGGAAGTAGCTCATCTGGTAGAGCACAACCTTGCCAAGGTTGGGGTAGCGGGTTCGAGTCCCGTCTTCCGCTCTTGAAGTTCTTTCAAAGTATTACAACATTGGCTGGTCCACAACTGGTTTCAATCAATGAATCGACTCGTTTATAGCTAATGATATTTGCTGTGCTGGAGTCGGTTTGCATGGTGGAATGGGTAGACACGTCCCGGCTCAGCCGGGATGGCCAGCAATGACTGTATGCACTTTGACATCAAACACCGCATCACCCTCAGCCCGGGTGGTGGAATTGGTAGACACGTCCCGGCTCAGCCGGGATGGCCAGCAATGACTGTACGCACTTTGACATCAAACACCGCATCACCCTCAGCCCGGGTGGTGGAATTGGTAGACACGTCCCGGCTCAGCCGGGATGGCCAGCAATGACTGTACGCACTTTGACATCAAACACCGCATCACCCTCAGCCCGGGTGGTGGAATTGGTAGACACGCAGGACTTAAAATCCTGTGGCCAGCAATGGCTGTACGGGTTCAAGTCCCGTCCCGGGTACTCCAGCTCGTCATGTAAATAAACAAGTTCTTTCATAACTTCATGCCCAGGTGGCGAAACTGGTAGACGCACTGTGTTCAGGTCGCAGCGCCCGCAAGGGCATGCTGGTTCGAATCCAGTCCTGGGCACGCTTTTTTACATCCAGCCTGCTTTTCGGCAGGCTTTTTTATTTTCCTTCTCTAAAAATCTATTGGTAATCCAAAATTTCCTTGTTATCTTTCAAACAACTAATTTGTTGCAATTCAAAATCTAAGCATATGCACTCCTATCCTACCCGCTACCTGGGCGTATTGTTATGTATCCTATGCACGTCCATCGCTTCAGCTCAAAGTATTATTAAAGGTCAGGTTATGGATCAGGTTACCGGTGAAAGCCTGAGCAATGCCTCGGTGTATATTCAGGGCACCGGCGAAGGTACGATCAGTGACCGTACGGGTCATTTTACGCTGACTACACAGCACGCATTTCCGCTAACACTGGTGATTTCGTTTGTAGGTTATCGTAGCCAGCAAATCACTTTACAGGAGCCTACAACCACACTCAACATTCAGCTGGTACCTACGGAAGTCCTGGGTCGGGAAACCATTATATCGGCCACTCGTGTACCCGAACGCATTATCGAGTCGCCCGTATCCATCGAACGGCTCAGCAGCGTACAGCTCAAGCAAGCCGCGGCTCCGGATTTTTACAACGCCATCGGCAACCTGAAAGGCGTAAACGTAGTCAACTCAGGTCTGCTTTTCCCCACACTCACCACCCGCGGATTTGCTGCCAGTGGCAGCACCTCTGTGAATCAATTTCTCGACGGTATGAATACCGAAGCTCCAGGATTGAATTTTTCCGTGGGTAATGTCATCGGTGTAAATGATCTGGACCTGGAGAATGTGGAATTATTGCCCGGCGCAGCTTCCGCCCTTTATGGTGCAGGGGGTACCAATGGCACCATTTTAATCACCAGTAAGGATCCCTTCCGTTATCAAGGATTCAGTGCGCTGGTCAAAGAAGGAGTGATGCATGTCAATGATCCCGAACACGGAGCTACCCTTTTTCAGGAATATGAAGCCCGTTATGCAAAAGCTTTTCAAAACAAATGGGCTTTTAAAATCAATGCCGATTATATAAAAGGATACGACTGGATAGCAGATGACACGTCAAATTACGATGCACAGAATTTTACCGTGAAATCAGGCACAAGACTTACCGATCCGGCTTATGATGGCGTAAATGTTTACGGTGATGAAATCACGGTGAATATCCATGATGTGGCGCAACAAATGGCTCAGGCCGGCGTCATCTCCCAGCAAGCAGCCAGTCAGGTACCCAACCAGAATGTAACCCGCACCGGTTACCGGGAAAAGTACCTGGTTGATTACCACACGTATAACCTGAAGTTGAGCGGCATGCTGGCCTACAAGATCACACCTAAAATAACAGCTTCATTAACCGCTTATTATGGTGCGGGCACTACGGTTTATACGGGTTCGGATCGTTATTCACTCAACCATTTTCATATCGGGATGTACAAAGCCCAGATTCAGGGTGAGCATTTCAACCTATTCGGCTACACCACCCAGGAAGATGCCGGCAAAAGTTATAATGCAACAGTGTTGGGTGAACTCATCAACGAAGCCTGGAAACCCAGCACCACCTGGTATCCACAATTTGTGGGCGCCTATCTGCAGGCCAAACAAAACGGTGCCCCTGATGCACTGGCCTTTCAAATCGCCAGAACTTATGCCGATCAGGGCATGCCCGCACCAACCGATGTAAGTTTCGGCCAGTATAAAGATCAGGTGAATGGCTCTCCCATTCCACAGGGTGCAAAATTCATCGAACACTCCAGCCTTTGGCATTATGAAGGTTTTTATGATTTCAGCTACCTTACCCAACAAGTTGTGGACCTGCAGGCAGGGATTAGTTATCAGCGCTATCACCTGAATTCAAAAGGAACATTGTTCGACGATCAGAATAAAAAACTCACCATCGACCAGTATGGGTTTTTCCTGCAAGCTTCCCGTAAATTGATTCATGAACGATTGCGACTGATTGCTTCTGCACGATACGACAAGAATCAAAATTTCGCCGGAAAGCTTACACCTCGTTTTGCAGCCGTCATTACCGTCGCTCCGAACAATACGATCCGCTTGTCTTATCAAACCGGATATAAATTACCCACCAACCAGAATCAGTATATCGATTTAAATGTGGG
It includes:
- a CDS encoding TonB-dependent receptor; the protein is MHSYPTRYLGVLLCILCTSIASAQSIIKGQVMDQVTGESLSNASVYIQGTGEGTISDRTGHFTLTTQHAFPLTLVISFVGYRSQQITLQEPTTTLNIQLVPTEVLGRETIISATRVPERIIESPVSIERLSSVQLKQAAAPDFYNAIGNLKGVNVVNSGLLFPTLTTRGFAASGSTSVNQFLDGMNTEAPGLNFSVGNVIGVNDLDLENVELLPGAASALYGAGGTNGTILITSKDPFRYQGFSALVKEGVMHVNDPEHGATLFQEYEARYAKAFQNKWAFKINADYIKGYDWIADDTSNYDAQNFTVKSGTRLTDPAYDGVNVYGDEITVNIHDVAQQMAQAGVISQQAASQVPNQNVTRTGYREKYLVDYHTYNLKLSGMLAYKITPKITASLTAYYGAGTTVYTGSDRYSLNHFHIGMYKAQIQGEHFNLFGYTTQEDAGKSYNATVLGELINEAWKPSTTWYPQFVGAYLQAKQNGAPDALAFQIARTYADQGMPAPTDVSFGQYKDQVNGSPIPQGAKFIEHSSLWHYEGFYDFSYLTQQVVDLQAGISYQRYHLNSKGTLFDDQNKKLTIDQYGFFLQASRKLIHERLRLIASARYDKNQNFAGKLTPRFAAVITVAPNNTIRLSYQTGYKLPTNQNQYIDLNVGRARLIGGLPQFINKYNLINNPGFTVDNVNQYAAAYQAAYISNLQQGQSQQQAQYNAAVTAEKVLQPYVFKTFKPETVYSYELGYRGIIRQVFMIDAYIYTANYKDFFGSVFLIQAKNGPQQIIPQDPNKYYGPQLASDQTRNVYQTTVNSEGKIKTFGWAIGIDYQLPHHYLLSGNLSYNKLNGAPAGFFTQFNTPDYQANIGFSNPDVFRGWGFDLHWRYQNAFLYEGSFAVGRVPAFSTLDAAISYRLVRQKLLFKLGGTNILNHYYQNAFGNPKIGGLYYVSVGYNVF